A region of the Conger conger chromosome 6, fConCon1.1, whole genome shotgun sequence genome:
GAAGAACACttgactgaggaggaggaggatggcaGCACTGGACACTGAGCCAATCTCCACAAGGATGATGGACAGCACTGGCaacgacacacacagaggaagtgagATTTATGAACGATAAATACACATACGTTTACTGTAAATGTACTATACTCACAGTGGTACATCGATTATATGCTGTGGGTTGgctaatttcaaccaatcaaactgAAATATTCATATACGTACAACAGgaacatactgcatactgtgtGAACAATTTTTTAAGGAACTGTGATGTGCTGCCATCCTTTGGCCGTGCGTATCATAGCAGTGCATTATGAAAACATAATGGGAGTACGTTGCTGTCTTTCAGATGTACTTAAAGCCAGCAGCCACTAGAGGGCTGTGTACCTCTGTAAAATGACGGCACAAGGCAGCTTTGTACCTGGAGTAACCAATGCTAAgacatgtgattagcaaacctTCTGAACCATAACCCACTTTATGAGCAAAAAATATTAACAGTAATCAACCTTATTAAAGCATAGCCTGATGTTAAAATATGGAATTATACTATGTGCATGTACAttccaaaacaaatgaatgggcactgtaaaataaaaaaaataaaaaaaaatataaaaaaaacagtgtacCATGTACCATCTGGTGGTTAATATGACAAGTGAATGCGTGTTGAGTAGTAAGCTATTTCATTCATGCATCTCATGATCCATCTCAGCTCCTCCCATGACCCATCAGTAACCCCTTACCCAAATTAAGGCAGGAGTCACCAACCctttcctggagagctaccgGCCTGAAACTTTTctcttcaaccctaatttggcatgcTTGACTCTACTAATCAGCAGCTCAATGAGGTCTGAAaatgctgaatgaggtgtgctttgttagggctggagtgaaaatctataggatgatagatctccaggaacagggctggtgacCACTGcagtgaggtaaccgctggcaCAATAAGAGCAGTCAAATCAAAATGATAAAGGCATTAGAGGCCAGTCATTTCTAAACAGAAATGCTTGAGAAAGCTCACCTAAAAACTGCACTCCGTAGTAGCAGGCCTCTGTGAGCAGGGTCCACTGAATGATGACTTTCTCAGCCGTGTACAGGCCATTCCACATTATTAGAGAAATACCTGTGGACCGGAGCAAACAAACACTCAAACGATCTGCAAatgacatttaacatttttacattttagtcatttggcagatcaGTAATAATCAGCAATAACAGCGATGAGCAGTATCAGTAATAGCAGTGAAAACATGTAGTAACCACTGTAGCATTCATGTTTCCCAGAGCGAAGTGGATCAAGAAGACATTCCagtcttattttattattcctgtTCCTTCATAAATCTAATTAGTCAACCTGCCGCCCTTCCCCTGAGCACTCCACTGACATGACTGACATCAGTGGCATCCCATCCGGTTCTACAGGCCATGCCATCTCCTTTCTTTTACTCTGAATGAACCCgaatacatttatatacactcacggagcactttattaggaacatttttactttataacACCTACTTTGAGgtcaatgtttaaaaatgatatttttcacTTTCTCAGCGACTGGATtgaactcattacattacattacattacattacattaatggcatttggcagacgctcttatccagagcgacgtacaacaaagtgcatacccataaccagggaaccCATAACTCCTTTGGAAAGGAGGGACTTCCTGTCAGTATGGCCGGTACAATTCATGCAATGGTGATCAAAGCCTCTCTGAAGGAATGTACTCTGCATCTGACAGACATAATTCTCAAATTTAGTATTGGTACTATATTTGCTATCTGCTCTCAGTAAAGAGTTTCTACTCAGGGGTTTGCAGAATATAGTAGATTCAAGTTTACCATCGTGACCTTTGAAAATAGTTAGGTCCAAGAAATTGATAGATCTAACAATAAGCTCTTACTTAACTGGCTTGAATGAATGTGTGCTTTGGGGCTTTGCCTTCTTGATGAAGCACCATCTTTGTAAATCTCACCCCTCCAGATATAATCAATATAGTTCTATGCCAAAAGGCTGTGAAATCAGTACCAgtggaaaatgtatatttatttttactacaCTCTTTTAGAAATTGCCAGCAACTGGGAACGTCTCATATGGGAGATGAATGCTGTGCACTTCAAAATTTCACACTTCCACAAACTCATCTGTTTCCACGGTTCCCCATCCCGGGCGGCTACAGCAGTGCTGCTGTGGACCTGTGCCAAGTGACGCCTCTTACAGCTTTACTGTTCCTAAAGGAGGCTGCTAAAATAAGCGCTTATATCCCCAAATCGCACTTCTCACTCCTTTGCCAAATAACATATAAAGTAGAAGTAAGACGTTATAATAATCCCAATTTTAGGTCCACATGCAGTACTACAATCAGTGGGGGTGCGTACTGGTGCCACACAGAGCTGgctataatgtaaaatgtaaaaagtgtgCAGTGTTGAGAAACCTTGCATCTGGTGGCTCAATCAGACTGTATTTTATAGCTAGCATCTCCTGTGGCACTGTTCTAAACACAGTCAAAGATCCCTGACCCGCTTGCCAACCTGCCACTTCATCATTGAACCCAGTCTGTTTCAGTGCCCAGGGAGGAAGCCAAATGTGATGATTAAATACTAAACCCTACTGCTAAATATGAATGTCGAGAGCAACCCCACTGCTCTCTGCAACAGGAGTTTAATGCAGTTGGCCTTTAAACCATGAACTGAAGCTTAATGCATATGCGATTTGACTCAGCAGATGTCTGTCTggaattgtttaaaaaaaaaaaaaaaaaaaaaaaacgacaagcATCTATTCGGTCAATTTCtatttacttgtgtgtgtgtgtgagtgtgagtgtgtgcgagtgcgtgccTGCATGCGTGGTGCGTGTTTGAGGTTggctaaatgtttattttgcattttaacaCGTGCATATATCATAACGAATATTTACAAGAGGCTGAGCTGAAGCGAAAAGAAGGAAGGAGACACTCACTCAGCAGAGCTCCTCCGTAGAGCTGGACCGTGACCCGTGTGGTGGAGAGTTGGTCGTCGAACACCATCTCATAGAGCTGGTTTGGGAACACCAGCGCCTGCGAGAGAGGGAGCGTCACAGCGTCCTGTCAGCGGGTTCACACCACAGTCACCCGATCCCCACTAAACAGACACATCTGTCGGATGACTGTTGACAGTTAGCAGTGGCATGGTGAGACTTTTCCATGCCCACAGCGGCCACCACACGATAACAACTACGTCAACATCCTGGGAGGCGCTGTTTACACTGCACGTACCGTAGGCCACATACCCCTCACATATTTACTTTCTTTGCAGACACCCTTCATCCAAAGCATGAAGCACATTATCCATACAACCACATACCCCCTCTTGGGAGgtcatctttattttttattttgaatcatAATGGGTATAACAGCCTTTCCGAAACCTGTGAATTACAACCCCAGCTCCTTATCCAAGTGCACACACTGCGCTCCGGAGTTACATGTGAacatattaatgaatgaataaattcattAGCTCGTGTATTTATTTAGTCAAACTTTCATCCAAGTCAACAAGCTGAAAAGATTCAATGAGCAaattaatgaatgcattattACCCCTGTGTGCTCTCTTCATGCGCAAAACAATTAGGTAAAAGAATTGTTACTGAAAAGTCACGGTGCAATGAAAAACTCAGATGGCTGGTCTAAGAGAGGAAAGGAGTTCACCGGAGGAAAAAAGAACAGTGCTACAGGACTGGCCTAGCCAAGTGCCTGGGGAAGACCTCTCTagggagcagagagcagaaggaCAGCCCACAGCCAGGCACACACAGCGCAGTCTAATTGGAGCTGCCTGGACTGTCTGAGCCTGTGCctcggtctctgtctctccaagCTCACGCCCACAACACGCCAGACCATGACCGCCCCGGATCTCTCAGCCAATTAGGCCTGCAAGGCGAGTGTGTAGTGCGGTGTTGAGCTGTCTGCCAAACTGACGGGCGGGGGCTCCTACACCAGCCCCCACTCCACTCCAGAGGGACCGAGGCAGACGTCTGAGCAGCGCCAGGAGAACTCCGTGTTAATCACTGTGGGGGACTCCCTCACACTTACAGGAAACACATGTCAATCTGGACAGTACTGTGGTGCTGAGGCCTGGGAACTGGCCTGGGAAGTTTAGAAGACTTTGGCTCAGTGCAGATAAGCATGAAATCACAAAGGGAACAGTGAACAGGCTTTGTAtttgcaatgttttaacacactcgaatgcatatttttataccaaatatatacacagtcacacatatactgtatattatagcAAATATGGGTATGActtacatgcatgtatgcagaTTAAAGCCAAACTGGTATGTGCTCAAATAAACATTGTCATATTGGATAGTTTAAAAGCCATGTGCCGCTGATTAATTAATATCAGTATATGTGTACTATAATACTAAAGGTATCACGCATCAAGTATTTCCGCTCTTGTCTTAGAGACTAGACAATTCAAAATCCCAACACAGGTCCTAAAACATTAAAATCAGAATTGGTTGAATGCATAAATAGTAAAAAGGAAGGGTTAAGTTAGGTACAGAAATCCTAAGGTAGTCTGAATCGCCCATTCTCATTTCTTGTTTTCGTTACTCTGCCTGGGTTACTTACCATTAAAGCCATAATTGTGAACGTCACGGCAGAAATGAGGATCCATCCCCTGTAAAACGATACATTTTGCTGAAGGTAACAGGACAGCAAACAGGTGGTCATACTGGCAATGAGCACACACGAAATGTAGAGGAGCACAAGACACTGGTTTTAGGACAGACACAGTTtttccacttactgtacagTCTCTAATGAGACTATGTGATATAGTGACCTGACCCCCACAGAAAGACTCCCACAGAAATCACAGGTGTTGAAGTGCCTCTTACCTCAGTCCTAAGGGCTCTCGCACTgcaaatttcatttcattcccaAGCATTTGGCTTATCTGTAGGGGGGGGAAAAGGAACAGTTACTTCAAAGACTTACAGtaggagcaataattatttgatcccttgctgatttcgtaggtttgcccacttacaaagaatggaactgtgtagaatttcaatcataggtacattttaacattgagagacagaatatcacaaaataatctacaataacaacatcatatacattttataaatttattattgtatttttgcatgaaataagtatttgatcccctactaatcagcaataattctggctcccacagaccagttagttttccattaagaagcactcctaatctcaactcattacccaaaagacctgtgtcaactcgttgcatcgttatgtagctgtataaaagacacctgtccacacaatcaatcagattccaacgtttccaccatggccaagacaaaggagctgtctaaggacaaaattgtagacctgcacaaggctgggatgggctacaagaaaataagcaagcagcttggtgagaagttaataACTGTAacgcaattattagaaaatggaagaaacacaaagtcaccgccaatctccctcggtctgggactccacgcaagatctcacctcgTGGGATAtaaatgatcatgagaaaggtcagggatcagcccagtactacacaggaggagcttgttaatgacctgaaggcagttgggaccacagtcacaaagagaaccatcagtaaaacactacaccgtgaaggttGTAGTGTTGTTGCTGCAcacgcaaggttcctctgctgaagaaggcacatgtacaggcccgtctgaagtttgccaaagaacacctgggtgatccagaggaggcttaggagaaggtgatgtggtcaggtgagaccaaaatagagctatttggcatcaacttgactcgccgtgtttgaggaagagaaatgctaagtacaaccccaagaacaccatccccaccgTGAAGCacggaggtggaaaccttatgctttgggggtgtttctcagctaaggggacaggacgacttcacggtatcgaggggaggatgaatggggccatgtaccaggaaattttggctgacaacctccttccctcagtgagagcactgaaaatgggtcgtggatagGTCTTctaacatgacaatgacccaaaacatacggccaaggcaacaaaggagtggctcaagaagaagcatattaaggtcctggagtggcctagccagtcccCAGACCTAAATCTCATcggaaatctgtggagggagctgaagcttcaagttgccaagcgacagccacggaaccttaaggatttggagaggatctgcaaagaggagtggaccaaaatccctcccaagatctgtgcaaacctggtgaaaaactacaacgtCTGACCtttgtgcttgccaacaaaggtttctccaccaagtattaagtcctattgttctatggatcaaatacttatttcatgtgaaatttataaaattaatagttattgtggattattttgtgatattctgtctctcaatgttaaaatgtacctatgattaaaattatacacagttccattctttgtaagtgggcaaacccacaaaatcagcaagggatcaaataattattgctcccactgtacgtTAAACAGGGCCCAGACTTGCTTCACGACATCACTCTTAGGTCCTATAACATCAAGCAATTTGTTTCCAACTGCTTTTTTCGCCGTGATTTGTCATTTATTATCGCTGAAGGTTGGAAGGCCCAATCACATCACCCTGCAGTGTCCCCTGGCAGCCTCACTCAGCTGGCTGAGCTGCACGGTCACTGCCTCCGGGGAGATAACGCCAAGTGCTGCCAGCTGTGGTCGGATTCTGGGGCACATCGGACACTTGAAAACCTCAAGCTAACTTGAATTATATGGCTCAGAGTGCTAGTACAGTTGGGGGGTATTAAACACAGTAATGGAAAGAGAAGTTTTTTTAATTAGAACAAGTTTTTTTTCAATTCGAATCAATCACAGATGGAGATTAAGCAGGAGGCAGGAACTCAATTTAATCTTCCGTAATGTATTAATAGAAAACTATATTTAACCTCAACTGTAGTTGGGCAAGGAAGACCATTACCCTTAgtaaggaataaaaaaaaatcagcagtTCACAGTCACTTCACGCCTGAGGGCTTCACACTTGCAGATGTCTTCAAGTGGCATTAAGACTGACTGGAACACTGCATTAGAATCCCCTAATACCAGTCTATCAGAATAGTAGCCCCAAAATTATCAACAAGCGTCATGCAAAAAAAGCATCAAGCAAAATAACAAGAAAAACCatgtacaaaataataattttattattacacAATAACACATCGCTCCCGGGGAgttgcactgtggctgcccactgctcctatgTACCTAGGATGGGTGAAATGCAGGACAAATTGccccatggggttcaataaagtacatCTTCTTCTTCCTTATTTGTATCCAGCCTGCTTAAATCAATTACAACAATGCAGAGCTCTGATAGGTATGTGACTTGTTAATGGAGAATCACGTGAGATGGATTAGAATAATTTGTAAcaataatgctttttttaaccaatcaacATTAGGTAACAGATTATTGAAAAAGACAATTAAGTTGTGTCATAACATAGCAGggatatataaataattaaaggGATATACGAGCACTGTAATTAAAGTTACAATGACTTATGCACTccgtgagcaatttattaggtcgACTtaaacaccagcttgttaatgcaaatatttaatcagccaatcatgcataaaagcattcagatgtggtcaagaggttcagttgttgttcagaccaaatgtcaaaatggggaataaatgtgatctaagtgactgtggaatgattgctcttgccagacagggtggtttgagtttctcagaaactgttgatatCCTGCACAGTTTCACagtgcatcaaacctctaagtggataagctacagcagcagaagaattaagtaaaaaaaataggtctaataaatacctaataaagtgctcactttatatatattttgtatatttttagtTACAATAATGTACAAAAGAGAATTCAAACAGTTCTGACTCCCCTTGAATATGAGGGATCATAAAATTTAACTAACAaacaatgca
Encoded here:
- the LOC133131684 gene encoding tumor protein p53-inducible protein 11-like, yielding MAAKPPPPLMKKHSQTDLVSRLKTRKILGVGGEDDDGEVHRSKISQMLGNEMKFAVREPLGLRGWILISAVTFTIMALMALVFPNQLYEMVFDDQLSTTRVTVQLYGGALLSISLIMWNGLYTAEKVIIQWTLLTEACYYGVQFLVLSIILVEIGSVSSAAILLLLSQVFFLIISLAYYYHLGRRPKKT